In Neorhizobium galegae, the following proteins share a genomic window:
- a CDS encoding N-acetylmuramic acid 6-phosphate etherase produces MSTTATEARHGKAEGLDMLSPAEILALLASGQQVAAKVVDQAIPAIAKAADLVAAALKSGGKVIYAGAGSAGLVAMADAMELPGTYGIPPERIAILFAGGLPDVADLPGGPEDDASLGERDAAIIEAADCVICVSASGSTPYTVAIAETAKRRGAKLVAMANNAGTKLFEGADVAILLETPPEVVAGSTRMGAATAQKIAFNMLSTLTAVKLGHVHDGHMVNLRADNGKLRARAARMVADIAGIGFDVARDWVEASEGSVKVAVLLAAGAADVEAAKTLLARSDDVLRTALAELQASKSSMKRA; encoded by the coding sequence ATGAGCACAACTGCCACCGAAGCGAGACATGGGAAAGCGGAAGGGCTCGATATGCTCTCGCCCGCCGAAATCCTTGCGCTTCTCGCATCCGGCCAGCAGGTGGCTGCCAAGGTTGTCGATCAAGCCATTCCAGCAATCGCCAAGGCCGCCGATCTTGTCGCTGCAGCTTTGAAATCCGGCGGCAAGGTGATCTATGCCGGCGCCGGCAGTGCGGGCCTCGTAGCGATGGCAGATGCGATGGAGCTCCCCGGCACCTACGGCATCCCGCCCGAGCGGATCGCCATCCTGTTTGCCGGCGGTCTTCCCGACGTAGCTGACCTGCCCGGCGGTCCCGAAGACGATGCGTCTCTCGGCGAGCGGGACGCCGCTATCATCGAGGCGGCGGATTGCGTCATCTGCGTGTCCGCGAGCGGTTCGACCCCCTACACGGTCGCCATAGCCGAAACCGCGAAACGCCGGGGCGCGAAACTCGTGGCGATGGCCAACAATGCCGGTACAAAGCTGTTCGAAGGTGCCGATGTGGCGATCCTGCTCGAAACGCCGCCGGAAGTCGTCGCCGGTTCTACCCGCATGGGTGCCGCGACCGCCCAGAAGATCGCCTTCAACATGCTGTCGACGCTGACTGCCGTCAAACTCGGCCACGTGCATGACGGCCATATGGTCAATCTGCGCGCCGATAACGGCAAGCTGCGTGCCCGCGCTGCCCGTATGGTGGCCGATATCGCCGGCATCGGTTTCGACGTGGCCCGTGACTGGGTCGAGGCCTCGGAAGGTTCTGTCAAGGTCGCGGTCCTGCTCGCAGCCGGCGCGGCCGATGTGGAAGCCGCGAAGACTTTGCTTGCCCGTTCGGACGATGTGCTGCGCACGGCACTTGCCGAATTGCAGGCGTCCAAGAGTTCCATGAAGCGCGCCTGA
- a CDS encoding ABC transporter substrate-binding protein: MTRILKSILFATTVLAPAGFVATGASAQTATLTIESWRNDDLPIWQQKIIPAFEAKNPGIKVTFAPMAPTEYNSAVNAKLEAGTAGDLITCRPFDLSLAMFQKGQLASLSDLPGISNFSDTAKSAWTTDDGKTTFCVPIASVIHGFIYNKKAFQEAGVQVPKTEDEFFAILDKFKKGGKYIPLAMGTKDQWEAATMGYYNIGPNYWKGEDGRKSLISGKEKLTDADWVEPYKALAKWKPYLGDGFEAQTYPDSQNLFTLGRAAIYPAGSWEISNFKAAADFEMGAFPPPVKKAGDTCYISDHNDIGVGLNAKGKNPEAAKKFLAWVASPEFAEIYANALPGFFSLNSTPVKMKDDLAQEFVSWRQTCKPTIRPSAAIVGRGQPNLDLEMWRVSANVINGTETPEQAGAETQKGLDSWYKPAK; the protein is encoded by the coding sequence ATGACACGCATATTGAAAAGCATTCTTTTTGCCACGACCGTACTCGCACCGGCGGGCTTTGTTGCCACCGGAGCTTCCGCACAGACCGCCACGCTCACCATCGAGAGCTGGCGCAATGACGACCTGCCGATCTGGCAGCAGAAGATCATTCCCGCCTTCGAAGCCAAGAACCCGGGCATCAAGGTAACCTTCGCGCCGATGGCCCCGACGGAATACAATTCCGCCGTCAACGCCAAGCTCGAAGCTGGTACCGCGGGCGACCTCATCACCTGCCGTCCGTTCGACCTGTCGCTCGCCATGTTCCAGAAGGGCCAGCTCGCCTCGCTGAGCGACCTGCCGGGCATTTCCAACTTCTCGGACACCGCCAAGTCTGCCTGGACCACGGATGACGGCAAGACGACTTTCTGCGTGCCGATCGCGTCCGTCATCCACGGCTTCATCTACAACAAGAAGGCCTTCCAGGAGGCCGGCGTGCAGGTACCGAAGACCGAGGATGAATTCTTCGCCATACTCGACAAGTTCAAGAAGGGTGGCAAGTACATCCCGCTCGCCATGGGCACCAAGGACCAGTGGGAAGCCGCTACCATGGGCTACTACAACATCGGTCCGAACTACTGGAAGGGCGAGGACGGCCGGAAGTCGCTGATATCAGGCAAGGAGAAGCTGACCGATGCCGACTGGGTCGAGCCCTACAAGGCGCTCGCGAAGTGGAAGCCCTATCTCGGCGACGGTTTCGAAGCCCAGACCTATCCGGACAGCCAGAACCTCTTCACGCTCGGCCGTGCGGCCATCTATCCGGCCGGTTCCTGGGAAATCTCCAACTTCAAGGCGGCCGCAGATTTCGAAATGGGCGCCTTCCCGCCGCCGGTCAAGAAGGCCGGCGATACCTGCTACATTTCCGACCATAACGATATCGGCGTCGGCCTCAACGCCAAGGGTAAGAACCCGGAAGCCGCGAAAAAATTCCTCGCCTGGGTCGCCTCGCCGGAATTTGCTGAGATCTACGCCAACGCCCTGCCGGGCTTCTTCAGCCTGAACTCGACGCCGGTGAAGATGAAGGACGACCTGGCGCAGGAATTCGTCTCCTGGCGCCAGACCTGCAAGCCGACGATCCGCCCGAGCGCTGCCATCGTCGGCCGCGGCCAGCCGAACCTCGACCTCGAAATGTGGCGCGTCTCGGCCAATGTCATCAACGGCACGGAAACCCCGGAACAGGCCGGCGCCGAGACCCAGAAGGGCCTCGACAGCTGGTACAAGCCGGCGAAGTAA
- a CDS encoding carbohydrate ABC transporter permease: MSDTEIADIETVPVKRPTRWHIAVFLAPAFLVYTAVMILPLIETLRLSLFNMVEGQLAFVGFRNFQTLFGDPRLSADFWNALRNNVIFFIIHMLVQNPVGIAIAAMLSLPGLRFAAFYRSAIFVPTLLSFVIVGFIWKLILSPIWGIAPSLMDLVGLKWAFAPWLGKAETALIAVSLISVWQYVGIPMMLIYAALLNIPDEVLEAAECDGITGWSQFWKIKLPLILPSIGIVSVLTFVGNFNAFDLVYTVQGALAGPNGSTDILGTLLYRTFFGFQNQMGDRSMGATIAAVMFLIILAGVALYLFVIQRRMRRYQF, encoded by the coding sequence ATGAGCGATACCGAAATTGCCGATATCGAAACGGTGCCGGTGAAACGCCCCACCCGCTGGCATATCGCCGTTTTCCTGGCGCCGGCCTTCCTCGTCTATACCGCGGTGATGATCCTGCCGCTGATCGAGACGCTGCGTCTGTCGCTCTTCAACATGGTCGAAGGCCAGCTCGCCTTCGTGGGCTTCCGCAATTTCCAGACCCTGTTCGGGGATCCGCGCCTTTCCGCCGATTTCTGGAACGCGCTGCGCAACAACGTCATCTTCTTCATCATCCATATGCTGGTGCAGAACCCGGTCGGCATCGCGATTGCCGCCATGCTGTCGCTGCCCGGCCTGCGGTTCGCGGCCTTCTACCGCTCGGCGATCTTCGTGCCGACGCTGCTGTCCTTCGTCATCGTCGGCTTCATCTGGAAGCTGATCCTGTCGCCGATCTGGGGCATCGCGCCGAGCCTGATGGATCTGGTCGGTTTGAAATGGGCCTTTGCACCCTGGCTCGGCAAGGCCGAAACCGCGCTGATCGCCGTCTCGCTGATCTCCGTCTGGCAATATGTCGGCATTCCGATGATGCTGATCTATGCGGCGCTGCTCAACATCCCGGACGAAGTGCTGGAAGCCGCCGAATGCGACGGCATTACCGGCTGGAGCCAGTTCTGGAAGATCAAGCTGCCGCTCATCCTGCCCTCGATCGGCATCGTCTCGGTCCTGACCTTCGTCGGCAATTTCAACGCCTTCGACCTGGTCTACACGGTTCAGGGCGCGCTTGCCGGCCCGAACGGCTCGACCGACATTCTTGGCACGCTGCTCTACCGGACCTTCTTCGGCTTCCAGAACCAGATGGGCGACCGCTCCATGGGCGCGACGATTGCCGCGGTGATGTTCCTGATCATCCTCGCTGGCGTGGCACTCTATCTTTTCGTCATCCAGCGGCGCATGCGCCGTTACCAGTTCTAA
- a CDS encoding carbohydrate ABC transporter permease produces the protein MSKARSAPVRAAFIHLALIAYTLVALFPVFLTLVNSFKNRNAIFREPMALPTPSTFSLIGYETVLSQGNFVGYFQNSLIVTVVSIALVLLFGAMAAFALSEYRFRGNTLMGLYLALGIMIPIRLGTVAILQGMVAAGLVNTLTSLILVYTAQGLPLAIFILSEFMRTVSDDLKSAGRIDGLSEYAIFFRLVLPLVRPAMATVAVFTMIPIWNDLWFPLILAPGEATKTVTLGAQMFIGQFVTNWNAVLSALSLAILPVMVLYVIFSRQLIRGITSGAVK, from the coding sequence ATGTCGAAAGCCCGCTCCGCCCCCGTCCGTGCCGCCTTCATCCACCTGGCGTTGATCGCCTATACGTTGGTGGCGCTGTTTCCGGTCTTCCTGACGCTGGTCAACTCGTTCAAGAACCGCAACGCGATCTTCCGCGAGCCGATGGCCCTGCCGACCCCCTCGACCTTCAGCCTGATCGGTTACGAGACGGTGCTGAGCCAGGGCAATTTCGTCGGTTATTTCCAGAACAGCCTGATCGTCACCGTCGTCTCGATCGCGCTCGTCCTGCTGTTCGGCGCCATGGCGGCCTTCGCGCTGTCCGAATACCGGTTTCGCGGCAACACGCTGATGGGGCTCTACCTCGCGCTCGGCATCATGATCCCGATTCGATTAGGCACCGTGGCGATCCTGCAGGGCATGGTCGCCGCCGGCCTCGTCAACACGCTGACCTCGCTGATCCTGGTCTATACGGCTCAAGGGTTGCCGCTGGCGATCTTCATCCTGTCGGAATTCATGCGCACCGTCTCCGACGACCTGAAGAGCGCCGGCCGCATTGATGGGCTCTCGGAATACGCAATCTTCTTCCGCCTCGTCCTGCCGCTGGTGCGCCCCGCCATGGCGACGGTCGCGGTCTTCACCATGATCCCGATCTGGAACGACCTCTGGTTCCCGCTGATCCTCGCGCCCGGCGAGGCCACCAAGACGGTGACCCTGGGCGCCCAGATGTTCATCGGCCAGTTCGTCACCAACTGGAACGCGGTGCTCTCGGCCCTGTCGCTGGCGATCCTGCCGGTCATGGTTCTCTACGTCATCTTCTCGCGGCAACTGATCCGGGGGATTACGTCGGGGGCGGTGAAGTGA
- a CDS encoding Gfo/Idh/MocA family protein, producing MTSTRPIRVLVAGLGNMGKSHAVAYHNNPGFEIVGLVNRSQRDLPAGLEAYPMFSDFEQALNETRPDLCSINTYSDTHADYAVMAFEAGCDVFVEKPLATTVADAERVVAAAKKHERKLIVGYILRHHPSWMRLIAEARKLGPPYVFRMNLNQQSSGAKWDVHKALMQTTSPIVDCGVHYVDVWCQITDAKAVEVRGMGLRMTDEVAPDMYNYGHMQVLFEDGSVGWYEAGWGPMMSEMAFFVKDVMSPKGSVSILVDTKAKSDDIDTHTKTSVIRVHSAETGADGQFVRRDEDLAMTGEPDHQKLCDLEQAYVLKAIRENIDLTRHMDDAVQSLRICLAADESVRTGAPVRL from the coding sequence ATGACCTCCACCCGCCCCATCCGCGTCCTCGTCGCCGGCCTCGGCAACATGGGCAAGAGCCACGCGGTCGCCTATCACAACAACCCGGGTTTCGAGATCGTCGGCCTCGTCAACCGCTCGCAGCGCGACCTGCCGGCCGGGCTAGAGGCCTATCCGATGTTTTCCGATTTCGAGCAGGCGCTGAACGAGACCAGGCCGGATCTCTGCTCGATCAACACCTATTCCGATACCCACGCCGACTATGCAGTCATGGCCTTCGAGGCCGGCTGCGACGTCTTCGTCGAAAAGCCGCTGGCGACTACGGTTGCCGATGCCGAACGCGTCGTCGCGGCTGCGAAGAAGCACGAGAGGAAGCTCATCGTCGGCTATATCCTCCGCCATCACCCCTCCTGGATGCGGCTGATCGCCGAAGCGCGAAAACTCGGACCACCCTACGTTTTCCGCATGAACCTCAACCAGCAGTCCTCGGGCGCCAAATGGGACGTCCACAAGGCGCTGATGCAGACCACCTCGCCGATCGTCGATTGCGGGGTGCATTATGTCGACGTCTGGTGCCAGATCACCGATGCGAAAGCCGTCGAAGTGCGCGGCATGGGCCTGCGCATGACCGACGAGGTCGCGCCGGACATGTACAATTACGGCCATATGCAGGTCCTGTTCGAGGACGGTTCGGTCGGCTGGTACGAGGCCGGCTGGGGCCCGATGATGTCGGAAATGGCCTTTTTCGTGAAGGACGTCATGTCGCCCAAGGGTTCGGTCTCGATCCTCGTCGACACCAAGGCGAAGTCCGACGATATCGATACGCACACCAAGACCTCGGTCATCCGCGTCCATTCGGCCGAAACCGGCGCCGACGGCCAGTTCGTGCGGCGCGACGAGGATCTCGCCATGACCGGCGAGCCGGATCATCAGAAACTCTGCGATCTCGAACAGGCCTATGTGCTGAAAGCCATCCGCGAAAATATCGATCTCACGCGGCACATGGACGACGCCGTCCAGTCGCTGCGCATCTGCCTCGCGGCGGATGAGAGCGTGCGCACCGGCGCGCCCGTCCGCCTGTAA
- a CDS encoding ABC transporter ATP-binding protein has product MGSLQLKSIRKAFGSNEVLKGIDLEVQDGEFVIFVGPSGCGKSTLLRVIAGLEDATSGSIRIDGQEMATTPPAKRGIAMVFQSYALYPHLTVKDNMGLGLKQAGTEKAEIDTRVAKASGMLSLDPYLARRPAELSGGQRQRVAIGRAIVREPKLFLFDEPLSNLDAALRVQTRLEIAGLHRRLKATMIYVTHDQVEAMTLADKIVVLNAGAIEQIGSPMELYNKPANVFVAGFIGSPQMNFIPAEKLSQSGAKTIGVRPEHVALSRESGDWKGKVIHVEHLGADTIVYLETEATGLLTVRLFGEHAYAPDDVVFATPDRASLHRFDANDRAIV; this is encoded by the coding sequence TTGGGTTCGCTTCAACTGAAATCCATCCGCAAGGCCTTCGGCAGCAACGAGGTGCTGAAGGGCATCGACCTGGAGGTCCAGGACGGCGAGTTCGTGATCTTCGTCGGCCCCTCCGGCTGCGGCAAGTCCACGCTGCTGCGGGTGATCGCCGGCCTCGAGGATGCCACGTCCGGTTCGATCCGCATCGACGGCCAGGAAATGGCGACCACACCGCCCGCCAAGCGCGGCATCGCCATGGTCTTTCAGTCCTACGCGCTTTATCCGCACCTGACGGTCAAGGATAATATGGGCCTCGGCCTGAAGCAGGCCGGCACCGAAAAGGCCGAAATCGACACCCGTGTCGCCAAGGCGTCCGGCATGCTGTCGCTCGATCCCTATCTCGCCCGCCGCCCGGCCGAGCTTTCTGGCGGCCAGCGCCAGCGCGTTGCGATCGGCCGCGCCATCGTCCGCGAACCGAAACTGTTCCTGTTCGACGAGCCGCTGTCGAACCTCGATGCGGCGCTGCGCGTCCAGACCCGCCTGGAGATCGCCGGCCTGCATCGGCGCCTGAAGGCGACGATGATCTACGTCACCCACGACCAGGTCGAGGCGATGACGCTCGCCGACAAGATCGTCGTGCTGAATGCCGGCGCGATCGAGCAGATCGGCTCGCCGATGGAGCTCTATAACAAGCCGGCCAACGTCTTCGTCGCCGGCTTCATCGGCTCGCCGCAGATGAACTTCATCCCGGCGGAGAAGCTCAGCCAATCGGGCGCCAAGACGATCGGCGTTCGCCCGGAACATGTCGCCCTGTCGCGCGAAAGCGGCGACTGGAAGGGCAAGGTCATCCATGTCGAACATCTCGGCGCCGACACGATCGTTTATCTGGAAACGGAGGCGACCGGCCTTCTGACCGTCCGCCTGTTCGGCGAACATGCCTATGCGCCCGACGACGTGGTGTTCGCGACGCCGGACAGGGCGAGCCTGCACCGCTTCGACGCCAACGACCGGGCGATCGTCTGA
- a CDS encoding carbohydrate kinase family protein, with translation MMTHAETRSAVLSIGRIYCDLIFTGLDHLPVLGREIYASGMEIAAGGGAFIAAAHLAHAGRKVALAARLGTDSLSSGVEEQIRDSGVDLRFIEHAEDAGPQVTVAAVVGQDRAFLTRRAGPALPATLEAALDWDEVRHLHIAEYATLHEIPDLVSRAREKGLTVSLDPSWDATLIYDRGLLRACEGVDLFLPNLEEAEAITGSADPEVALAKLSLAFPLVLLKGGAEGAWLMSNGRMLHAPAETVPVIDTTGAGDACNAGFIDAWLNEASEEACLRAGIRFGSRAVQAAGGAKLLASND, from the coding sequence ATGATGACGCATGCAGAGACCAGATCCGCGGTGCTCAGCATCGGGCGGATCTATTGCGACCTGATTTTTACGGGCCTCGACCACCTGCCGGTGCTGGGGCGTGAGATCTATGCCAGCGGCATGGAGATCGCGGCCGGCGGCGGCGCCTTCATCGCGGCCGCCCATCTTGCCCATGCAGGCCGCAAGGTGGCGCTTGCCGCCCGGCTCGGCACGGATTCGCTGTCTTCAGGCGTCGAAGAGCAGATCCGGGACAGCGGTGTCGACCTGCGCTTCATCGAACATGCGGAAGATGCCGGGCCGCAGGTGACGGTCGCGGCCGTGGTCGGCCAGGACCGCGCCTTTCTCACCCGCCGCGCCGGGCCTGCGCTTCCCGCGACGCTCGAAGCGGCTCTCGACTGGGACGAAGTCCGCCACCTGCACATCGCCGAATATGCGACGCTGCACGAGATCCCGGACCTCGTTTCCCGCGCCAGGGAAAAGGGCCTGACCGTCTCGCTCGATCCGAGTTGGGATGCGACGCTGATCTATGACCGCGGCCTGCTGCGGGCTTGCGAGGGCGTTGACCTGTTCCTGCCCAATCTCGAAGAGGCCGAAGCGATCACCGGGTCGGCCGATCCCGAAGTCGCGCTCGCCAAGCTGTCGCTCGCCTTTCCGCTCGTCCTCCTGAAGGGTGGTGCCGAAGGCGCCTGGCTGATGTCGAACGGGCGGATGCTGCATGCGCCGGCGGAAACCGTGCCGGTGATCGATACGACCGGCGCCGGCGATGCCTGCAATGCCGGCTTCATCGATGCCTGGCTGAACGAGGCGTCGGAAGAAGCCTGCCTCAGGGCAGGTATCCGCTTCGGCAGCCGCGCTGTCCAGGCGGCCGGCGGCGCCAAGCTGCTTGCCAGCAACGATTAA
- a CDS encoding ABC transporter ATP-binding protein: MATIELEKLVKRYGKVEAVKGIDLSIADGEFVVFVGPSGCGKSTTLRMIAGLEEISGGTLKIGSEVVNEREPKQRNIAMVFQNYAIYPHMTVRQNIGFGLYTAKLSKAEKDKRIEAAGKILGLEALLDRRPAALSGGQRQRVAIGRAMVRDPSAFLFDEPLSNLDAQLRAQMRIEIKRLHQKLKTTTVYVTHDQIEAMTMADRIVVMKDGVILQVGTPSELYDAPVDVFTARFIGSPSMNLVRGRRTGSGVEMAPVGDILIGVRPHDLIAHATVTGSGGFTVTGTVSAVEPLGPETLVHLDVADTPIIATVREKFVPTVGSTLTCEAAPGDLYLFDASTERFLGRS, from the coding sequence ATGGCGACGATCGAACTTGAAAAACTGGTGAAGCGCTACGGCAAAGTCGAGGCCGTCAAGGGCATCGACCTCTCGATCGCCGATGGCGAATTCGTCGTCTTCGTCGGCCCGTCGGGCTGTGGCAAATCGACGACGCTCCGGATGATCGCCGGGCTGGAGGAGATTTCCGGCGGCACGCTGAAGATCGGCTCTGAAGTGGTCAACGAGCGCGAGCCGAAGCAGCGCAACATCGCCATGGTGTTCCAGAACTATGCGATCTATCCGCATATGACCGTGCGCCAGAACATCGGTTTCGGGCTTTACACGGCAAAGCTCAGCAAGGCCGAGAAGGACAAGCGGATCGAGGCGGCCGGCAAGATACTCGGCCTCGAAGCCCTGCTCGACCGCCGGCCCGCCGCCCTTTCCGGCGGCCAGCGCCAGCGTGTCGCGATCGGCCGCGCCATGGTGCGCGACCCTTCCGCCTTCCTGTTCGACGAGCCGCTTTCCAACCTCGACGCCCAGCTTCGCGCGCAGATGCGCATCGAGATCAAGCGGCTGCACCAAAAGCTGAAGACCACCACCGTCTATGTCACCCATGACCAGATCGAGGCCATGACCATGGCCGACCGGATCGTGGTGATGAAGGACGGCGTGATCCTGCAGGTCGGCACGCCCTCGGAACTCTACGATGCCCCGGTCGACGTGTTCACCGCCCGCTTCATCGGCAGCCCGTCGATGAACCTCGTGCGCGGCCGCCGGACGGGGTCGGGCGTGGAAATGGCACCCGTCGGCGATATCCTGATCGGCGTGCGCCCGCACGACCTGATCGCCCACGCGACGGTCACCGGCAGCGGCGGTTTCACCGTGACGGGAACGGTCTCGGCCGTCGAACCCTTGGGGCCGGAAACGCTGGTGCACCTGGATGTTGCCGACACTCCGATCATCGCGACCGTGCGCGAAAAATTCGTGCCGACGGTCGGAAGCACGCTCACCTGCGAAGCCGCACCGGGCGACCTCTACCTCTTCGATGCCAGCACAGAGAGATTTCTGGGCCGTTCATGA
- the argH gene encoding argininosuccinate lyase — MADINPRLSDTSKFPDPVYKETVLRPLFDGAKSHHVDGFRRIDRAHLVMLVETGILDKELAGKIAGALEAIDTEIDPSTLVYTGEVEDFFFLIEKELKARIGVDIAGRLHTARSRNDIDHTLFKLGLKGKIDALMGKARKLLAAMVDAAEREKATLIVAYTHGQPAQPTTFGHYLSAAIEVLIRDVERFAEARKIVDLSPMGAAAITTSGFPIDRARVAELLGFSAPLRNSYSCIAAVDYTTSTYSAIGLMFLHLGRLIQDFQFWTSFEVGQIYVPNALVQISSIMPQKRNPVPIEHLRHLASQTMGRARTVLDVMHNTPFTDMNDSEGETQGMGYEAFASAGRVLDLLAALIAQISIDPERVDQNIRRSCITITELADSLVRMEGLSFREAHEIAAATAKSVVAAKGDLPNDGYEPFLKAFEHSAGRKPSVDLQKFKEIVSPEHFVAVRARFGGPAPEPMKAAISAYRDKLAAFEAEARKAAEHEAKAAAELNQKFTALTGAR; from the coding sequence ATGGCGGACATCAACCCGCGCCTTTCCGATACCAGCAAGTTCCCCGATCCGGTCTACAAGGAAACCGTGCTGCGGCCACTCTTCGACGGTGCCAAAAGCCATCATGTCGACGGTTTCCGCCGGATCGACCGCGCCCATCTCGTGATGCTGGTCGAGACCGGCATCCTCGACAAGGAGCTCGCGGGCAAGATCGCCGGCGCATTGGAGGCGATCGACACGGAAATCGATCCATCGACGCTCGTTTATACCGGCGAAGTCGAGGATTTCTTCTTCCTGATCGAGAAGGAGCTGAAGGCCCGCATCGGCGTCGATATCGCCGGACGACTGCACACCGCCCGCTCACGTAACGACATTGATCACACGCTGTTCAAGCTCGGCCTGAAGGGCAAGATCGATGCGCTGATGGGCAAGGCCCGCAAGCTGCTGGCCGCGATGGTCGATGCTGCCGAGCGCGAGAAGGCGACGCTGATCGTTGCCTATACGCATGGCCAGCCCGCCCAGCCGACCACGTTCGGGCACTATCTCTCGGCCGCGATCGAGGTGCTGATCCGCGATGTCGAGCGGTTCGCCGAAGCCCGGAAAATCGTCGACCTGTCGCCGATGGGCGCTGCCGCAATCACGACGTCCGGCTTCCCGATCGACCGCGCCCGCGTTGCCGAACTGCTCGGCTTCTCCGCGCCCCTCAGGAATTCCTATTCCTGCATCGCAGCCGTGGACTACACGACCTCGACCTATTCGGCGATCGGGCTGATGTTCCTGCATCTCGGCCGCCTCATCCAGGACTTCCAGTTCTGGACGAGCTTCGAAGTGGGCCAGATCTACGTGCCGAACGCGCTGGTACAGATCTCGTCGATCATGCCGCAGAAGCGCAATCCCGTCCCGATCGAACACCTGCGCCATCTTGCCAGCCAGACGATGGGCCGCGCCCGGACCGTTCTCGACGTGATGCACAACACGCCCTTCACCGACATGAACGACAGCGAAGGCGAGACTCAAGGGATGGGCTACGAGGCCTTTGCCTCCGCCGGCCGCGTGCTCGACCTGCTCGCCGCGCTGATCGCCCAGATCAGCATCGATCCGGAGCGCGTCGACCAGAACATCCGCCGGTCCTGCATCACCATTACCGAGCTTGCCGATTCGCTGGTTCGCATGGAAGGCCTGTCGTTCCGCGAAGCGCATGAGATTGCTGCAGCAACAGCAAAGAGCGTCGTCGCAGCCAAGGGCGACCTGCCGAATGACGGTTACGAACCCTTCCTCAAGGCCTTCGAACATTCGGCGGGCCGCAAGCCTTCGGTCGATCTCCAGAAATTCAAGGAGATCGTCTCGCCCGAGCATTTCGTCGCCGTGCGCGCCCGTTTCGGCGGTCCCGCGCCTGAGCCGATGAAGGCCGCGATATCAGCCTACCGCGACAAGCTGGCCGCCTTCGAGGCGGAAGCGCGCAAGGCTGCGGAGCATGAGGCGAAGGCAGCCGCTGAGTTGAACCAGAAATTCACCGCCCTGACGGGAGCCCGCTGA
- a CDS encoding carbohydrate ABC transporter permease codes for MSEATRLSHGKVRPGLIVTWTVLFIGGLIMVSPLAFMFSTSLKTADQIYDLRLIPAAPTLANYIAVLADGRFMRWFFNSTLIAVLVTVSNCFFDSLVGYTLAKFEFRGRYFIFLAILSTLMIPTEMLVIPWYLMSSQLGWLDSYWGIMFPGMMTAFGTFLMKQFFETVPNDFIEAARVDGLNEFQIWWKVALPLVTPALSALAIFTFLGNWTAFFWPLIVTTSKELYTLPVGLSSFAVEQSIQWEMIMTGAAIATLPTLLVFLVLQRYIVRGVMLAGLKG; via the coding sequence ATGAGCGAAGCCACTCGCCTCAGCCACGGCAAAGTCCGCCCCGGCCTGATCGTCACCTGGACCGTGCTGTTCATCGGCGGCCTGATCATGGTCTCGCCGCTCGCCTTCATGTTCTCGACGTCGCTGAAGACGGCCGACCAGATCTACGACCTGCGCCTGATACCCGCCGCGCCGACGCTTGCGAATTACATCGCGGTGCTTGCCGACGGGCGGTTCATGCGCTGGTTCTTCAATTCGACGCTGATCGCCGTTCTCGTCACCGTGTCGAACTGCTTCTTCGACAGTCTGGTCGGTTATACGCTCGCCAAGTTCGAGTTCCGCGGCCGCTATTTCATCTTCCTGGCGATCCTCTCGACGCTGATGATCCCGACCGAGATGCTGGTCATCCCGTGGTACCTGATGTCGAGCCAGCTCGGCTGGCTGGACAGCTACTGGGGCATCATGTTCCCCGGCATGATGACGGCCTTCGGTACCTTCCTGATGAAGCAGTTCTTCGAAACCGTGCCGAACGACTTCATCGAGGCGGCGCGCGTCGACGGGCTCAACGAATTCCAGATCTGGTGGAAAGTGGCGCTGCCCTTGGTGACGCCGGCGCTTTCGGCGCTCGCGATCTTCACCTTCCTCGGCAACTGGACGGCGTTCTTCTGGCCGCTGATCGTCACCACCAGCAAGGAACTCTATACGCTGCCGGTCGGGCTTTCGAGCTTTGCGGTCGAGCAGTCCATCCAGTGGGAAATGATCATGACGGGGGCGGCGATCGCCACCCTTCCCACCCTTCTCGTCTTCCTCGTCCTGCAGCGCTACATCGTCCGCGGTGTGATGCTGGCGGGCCTCAAGGGATAA